The Streptomyces achromogenes genome window below encodes:
- a CDS encoding SDR family NAD(P)-dependent oxidoreductase, with protein MQLENTAALVTGGASGLGAATAQALAGRGARVFALDLKDGVDQAPEVDGVTYVPADVTDPEQVRAAVATAAGSGVPLRTVVNCAGIGPSARILGKKGVHDLGLYAKVIQINLIGTFNVLALASEAIAETEADGDGQRGVIVNTASIAAYDGQIGQAAYASSKGGVVGLTLPAARDLAQYGIRVCTIAPGVVETPMLATVSEEFRASLAAGVPFPRRLARPEEYARLALTIVDHDYLNGETIRMDGALRMAPR; from the coding sequence ATGCAGCTCGAGAACACCGCCGCCCTCGTCACCGGCGGTGCGTCCGGCCTCGGCGCGGCCACCGCGCAGGCCCTCGCCGGGCGCGGCGCGCGGGTCTTCGCCCTCGACCTCAAGGACGGCGTCGACCAGGCGCCCGAGGTCGACGGCGTCACCTACGTGCCCGCCGACGTCACCGACCCCGAGCAGGTCCGGGCCGCCGTCGCGACCGCCGCCGGGTCCGGCGTGCCGCTGCGGACGGTCGTCAACTGCGCCGGTATCGGCCCGTCGGCGCGGATCCTCGGCAAGAAGGGCGTCCACGACCTCGGCCTGTACGCCAAGGTGATCCAGATCAACCTGATCGGCACGTTCAACGTGCTCGCGCTCGCCTCGGAGGCCATCGCCGAGACGGAGGCCGACGGGGACGGCCAGCGCGGCGTCATCGTCAACACCGCGTCGATCGCCGCCTACGACGGCCAGATCGGCCAGGCCGCGTACGCGTCCTCCAAGGGCGGGGTCGTCGGGCTGACCCTGCCGGCCGCCCGCGACCTGGCCCAGTACGGCATCCGGGTGTGCACCATCGCCCCGGGCGTCGTGGAGACGCCGATGCTGGCGACCGTGTCGGAGGAGTTCCGTGCCTCGCTCGCGGCCGGTGTGCCCTTCCCGCGCCGGCTGGCCCGCCCCGAGGAGTACGCCCGGCTGGCGCTGACGATCGTCGACCACGACTACCTCAACGGCGAGACCATCAGGATGGACGGCGCGCTGCGCATGGCGCCCCGCTGA
- a CDS encoding Gfo/Idh/MocA family protein, giving the protein MRIGILGLGRIGAFHAETLSGLDAVESLVVADPFAEAAKTAAERFGAEVADSPEAVLAAGVDGVVIAAATDAHPGLILAAVEAGVPVFCEKPVARTMAEGVEVLKAVQGSAVPIQIGYNRRFDAGFVAARAAVRAGELGTLHTVRSTTLDPAPPPAAYVAGSGGIFRDCSVHDFDIIRWVTGREVSEVYAVGGNRGADYIKAAGDADTTGAILTLDDGTIAVVSNSRHNARGYDVRMEIHGFTDSIAVGLEDKLPLRSVEPGVTFPAGTPHDFFMDRFTAAYRAELTAFTEVVAGARPSPCTIEDALEAGWIAEACTLSLHEHRPVTIAEVRGS; this is encoded by the coding sequence ATGCGCATCGGAATCCTCGGCCTCGGCCGCATCGGCGCCTTCCACGCCGAGACCCTCTCCGGACTCGACGCCGTCGAGTCGCTCGTCGTGGCCGATCCGTTCGCCGAGGCCGCCAAGACCGCCGCCGAGCGGTTCGGCGCCGAGGTGGCGGACTCCCCCGAGGCCGTGCTGGCCGCCGGGGTGGACGGTGTCGTGATCGCCGCCGCGACCGACGCCCACCCGGGTCTGATCCTCGCCGCCGTCGAAGCGGGCGTCCCCGTCTTCTGCGAGAAGCCCGTCGCCCGGACGATGGCCGAGGGCGTCGAGGTGCTCAAGGCGGTCCAGGGCAGTGCGGTGCCCATCCAGATCGGCTACAACCGCCGTTTCGACGCGGGCTTCGTGGCCGCGCGGGCCGCCGTGCGCGCCGGTGAGCTGGGCACACTGCACACGGTCCGCTCGACCACGCTGGACCCGGCCCCGCCGCCCGCCGCGTACGTGGCCGGCTCCGGCGGCATCTTCCGGGACTGCTCCGTGCACGACTTCGACATCATCCGCTGGGTCACGGGCCGCGAGGTGAGCGAGGTGTACGCGGTGGGCGGCAACCGGGGCGCCGACTACATCAAGGCGGCGGGCGACGCCGACACCACCGGCGCGATCCTCACCCTCGACGACGGCACGATCGCCGTGGTGTCCAACTCCCGCCACAACGCCCGGGGTTACGACGTGCGCATGGAGATCCACGGCTTCACCGACTCGATCGCCGTGGGCCTGGAGGACAAGCTGCCGCTGCGCTCGGTGGAGCCCGGGGTCACCTTCCCGGCCGGCACCCCGCACGACTTCTTCATGGACCGCTTCACCGCCGCGTACCGCGCGGAACTCACCGCGTTCACCGAGGTCGTGGCCGGTGCCCGCCCCTCGCCCTGCACGATCGAGGACGCGCTGGAGGCGGGCTGGATCGCCGAGGCGTGCACGCTGTCCCTGCACGAGCACCGGCCGGTGACGATCGCGGAGGTACGGGGTTCCTGA
- a CDS encoding LacI family DNA-binding transcriptional regulator produces the protein MGHPFPLREIARQAGLSEATVDRVLNGRGGVRESTAQEVRRAVADLDRQRTQVRLVGRTFMIDIVMQAPERFTTAVRSALEAELPSLHPAVLRSRFHFRETGPAGELVATLDRIARRGSQGVILKAPDVPEVTAAVGRLVAAGIPVVTLVTDLPASARLAYVGIDDRAAGATAAYLMGQWLGDRPGNVLTSLSSGFFRNEEEREMGFRGVMRARHPERALVEIVGGQGLDATQYDLVRGALERDPQIRAVYSIGGGNIAALRAFADLGRTCAVFVAHDLDQDNTLLLSEHRLSAVLHHDLRHDVREACHTVMRAHGALPPAGPSLPSAIQVVTPYNMPPRAAAG, from the coding sequence GTGGGCCACCCCTTCCCCCTCCGTGAGATCGCGCGTCAGGCCGGTCTGAGTGAGGCGACCGTCGACCGGGTGCTCAACGGCAGGGGCGGGGTGCGCGAGTCCACCGCGCAGGAGGTGCGCCGGGCCGTCGCCGACCTGGACCGCCAGCGCACCCAGGTCAGGCTCGTCGGCCGCACCTTCATGATCGACATCGTGATGCAGGCGCCGGAACGGTTCACCACCGCCGTCCGCTCCGCCCTGGAGGCCGAGCTGCCGTCGCTGCACCCGGCGGTGCTGCGCTCGCGTTTCCACTTCCGCGAGACCGGACCGGCCGGGGAACTGGTGGCGACCCTGGACCGGATAGCCCGGCGCGGCTCGCAGGGCGTGATCCTCAAGGCGCCGGACGTTCCCGAGGTCACCGCGGCCGTCGGCCGGCTGGTGGCGGCCGGCATCCCGGTCGTCACGCTGGTCACGGACCTGCCCGCCAGCGCTCGGCTCGCCTACGTCGGCATCGACGACCGCGCGGCGGGTGCGACCGCCGCCTATCTCATGGGCCAGTGGCTGGGCGACCGGCCCGGCAATGTCCTCACCAGCCTGAGCAGCGGGTTCTTCCGCAACGAGGAGGAGCGCGAGATGGGCTTCCGCGGCGTGATGCGGGCCCGGCACCCGGAGCGGGCGCTCGTGGAGATCGTCGGCGGTCAGGGCCTGGACGCCACCCAGTACGACCTCGTGCGCGGCGCACTGGAGCGGGACCCGCAGATCCGCGCCGTCTACTCGATCGGCGGCGGCAACATCGCCGCCCTGCGCGCCTTCGCCGACCTCGGACGGACGTGCGCGGTGTTCGTCGCCCACGACCTCGACCAGGACAACACCCTGCTGCTTAGCGAGCACCGGCTGTCCGCGGTCCTCCACCACGACCTGCGCCACGACGTGCGCGAGGCCTGCCACACCGTGATGCGGGCGCACGGCGCGCTGCCGCCGGCCGGGCCTTCGCTGCCGTCGGCGATCCAGGTCGTCACGCCGTACAACATGCCGCCCCGGGCGGCGGCCGGCTGA
- a CDS encoding TetR/AcrR family transcriptional regulator encodes MPSSRRTARQADLLERLVALVTAEGFAHLTLDDLAERLRCSKTTLYQLARSKQGLVVEAVKHYFRGATEAVEKRVALTAEPSDRVRAYLTAVAEQLRPLSRGFLDDVADFPPAREVYEANTRMAAERVRRLIAEGVSDGAFREVHTAFVGEVAAATMRQIQTGELQARTGLTDAEAYEQLASLIVHAVSS; translated from the coding sequence ATGCCGTCCTCCCGCCGCACCGCCAGACAGGCCGACCTGCTGGAACGACTCGTCGCACTGGTGACGGCGGAGGGGTTCGCCCATCTCACGCTCGACGATCTCGCCGAGCGGCTGCGCTGCTCCAAGACGACGCTGTACCAGCTCGCCCGCAGCAAGCAGGGGCTGGTCGTCGAGGCGGTCAAGCACTACTTCCGCGGGGCGACCGAGGCCGTCGAGAAGCGGGTCGCGCTGACCGCCGAGCCCTCGGACCGCGTGCGGGCCTACCTGACCGCCGTGGCCGAGCAGTTGCGCCCGCTCTCCCGCGGCTTCCTCGACGACGTGGCCGACTTCCCGCCCGCCCGCGAGGTGTACGAGGCCAACACACGGATGGCGGCCGAGCGGGTGCGCCGGCTGATCGCGGAAGGCGTGTCGGACGGCGCCTTCCGCGAGGTGCACACCGCGTTCGTCGGCGAGGTGGCAGCCGCCACCATGCGGCAGATCCAGACGGGCGAGCTGCAGGCGCGCACCGGACTGACCGATGCCGAGGCCTACGAACAACTCGCCTCACTGATCGTGCACGCCGTCTCCTCCTGA
- a CDS encoding phytanoyl-CoA dioxygenase family protein: MSFTSAQGPARPTGQDCDLDVFRSLVERTTDLAGFPHAAAVEENVLVYDSARLRAAGDGGRAVRAELVRAFSDGPGVVVLRGAFPDTAVVDRLTAVFDALIAAQHASGATAGDHFAKPGANDRVWNALEKAALHDPEAFADYYASDVLALVAGAWLGPGYQVTSQVNVVNPGGAAQSPHRDYHLGFLSDEAAAAYPAHVHRLSPVLTLQGAVAHCDMPVESGPTLYLPYSQTYEPGYLAWRRPEFQAYFAERHVQLPLAKGDAVFFNPAVFHAAGANRTAGVRRTANLLQVSSAFGRAMETVDREAVVNAVFPVLLGRRSRGAGEEWLERVVAASAEGYPFPTNLDADPPVDGLAPPSQADLVRQALREEWTPRTLREALRTGAARRTS; encoded by the coding sequence ATGTCCTTCACCTCCGCGCAGGGTCCCGCCCGGCCGACCGGGCAGGACTGCGACCTGGACGTGTTCCGCTCGCTCGTCGAGCGCACGACCGACCTCGCCGGCTTCCCGCACGCCGCGGCCGTCGAGGAGAACGTCCTCGTCTACGACAGCGCACGCCTGCGGGCGGCCGGTGACGGCGGCCGTGCGGTGCGCGCCGAGCTGGTGCGGGCCTTCTCCGACGGCCCCGGCGTGGTCGTGCTGCGCGGCGCCTTCCCCGACACGGCGGTCGTCGACCGGCTGACGGCCGTCTTCGACGCGCTCATCGCCGCGCAGCACGCCTCGGGGGCGACCGCCGGGGACCACTTCGCGAAGCCCGGCGCCAACGACCGCGTCTGGAACGCCCTGGAGAAGGCCGCCCTCCACGACCCGGAGGCCTTCGCCGACTACTACGCGAGCGACGTCCTCGCCCTGGTCGCCGGCGCCTGGCTCGGTCCCGGCTACCAGGTGACCTCGCAGGTCAACGTGGTCAACCCGGGCGGCGCGGCACAGAGCCCGCACCGCGACTACCACCTGGGGTTCCTCTCCGACGAGGCGGCCGCCGCCTACCCCGCGCACGTCCACCGGCTCTCCCCCGTGCTCACGCTGCAGGGCGCGGTCGCGCACTGCGACATGCCGGTGGAGTCCGGGCCCACGCTGTATCTGCCGTACTCGCAGACCTATGAGCCCGGCTATCTCGCCTGGCGGCGGCCGGAGTTCCAGGCCTACTTCGCCGAGCGGCACGTGCAGCTGCCGCTGGCCAAGGGCGACGCCGTGTTCTTCAACCCTGCCGTCTTCCACGCCGCCGGCGCCAACCGCACGGCCGGTGTGCGCCGGACGGCCAACCTGCTCCAGGTGTCCTCGGCCTTCGGGCGCGCGATGGAGACCGTGGACCGGGAGGCGGTGGTGAACGCGGTCTTCCCCGTGCTGCTCGGCCGCCGGTCGCGGGGCGCCGGCGAGGAATGGCTGGAGCGGGTCGTCGCCGCGAGCGCCGAGGGCTACCCCTTCCCCACCAACCTCGACGCCGACCCGCCGGTCGACGGACTGGCCCCGCCCTCGCAGGCGGACCTCGTACGGCAGGCGCTGCGCGAGGAATGGACCCCCCGGACGCTCCGGGAAGCGCTGCGAACCGGCGCCGCACGGCGCACCAGCTGA
- a CDS encoding ABC transporter permease, whose protein sequence is MSGTQHAEPAVGTPPASGPQQADGRTARRPLALRLLARPEVGVFLGAVAVYVFFLITAPPVREGSAMANVLYQSSTIGIMALPVALLMIGGEFDLSSGVAVITSALTASMLSYQLTMNVWVGVVVALMVSLGIGFLNGWMVVKTGLPSFLITLGTFLILQGVNLAVTKLVTTNVATDDISDMDGFGQARKVFASSFHIGDVQVKITIVYWLVFAALATWVLLRTRYGNWVFAVGGNKESARAVGVPVTFTKISLFMLVGFGAWFVGMHQLFTFNTVQSGEGVGQELIYISAAVIGGCLLTGGAGSAIGPVFGAFMFGMVQQGIVYAGWNPDWFKAFLGVMLLGAVLINLWVSRTATRR, encoded by the coding sequence ATGAGCGGGACCCAGCATGCGGAGCCGGCGGTGGGGACACCGCCGGCCTCCGGCCCGCAGCAGGCCGACGGCCGGACCGCCCGGCGTCCGCTGGCGCTGAGGCTGTTGGCGCGTCCCGAGGTGGGGGTGTTCCTCGGCGCGGTCGCGGTGTATGTGTTCTTCCTGATCACGGCCCCGCCGGTGCGCGAGGGCAGCGCGATGGCGAACGTCCTCTACCAGTCGTCGACCATCGGGATCATGGCGTTGCCGGTGGCGCTGCTGATGATCGGCGGCGAGTTCGACCTGTCGTCGGGCGTCGCGGTGATCACTTCGGCGCTCACCGCGAGCATGCTCAGCTACCAGCTCACCATGAACGTGTGGGTGGGCGTGGTGGTGGCGCTGATGGTGTCGCTGGGGATCGGGTTCCTCAACGGGTGGATGGTGGTGAAGACCGGCCTGCCGAGCTTCCTGATCACCCTGGGAACCTTCCTGATCCTGCAGGGTGTGAACCTGGCGGTGACCAAGCTGGTCACCACCAACGTGGCGACCGACGACATCAGCGACATGGACGGCTTCGGGCAGGCCAGGAAGGTCTTCGCGTCGTCGTTCCACATCGGCGACGTCCAGGTGAAGATCACCATTGTGTACTGGCTGGTGTTCGCGGCGCTGGCGACCTGGGTGCTGCTGCGCACCCGGTACGGCAACTGGGTCTTCGCGGTGGGCGGCAACAAGGAGTCGGCGCGGGCGGTCGGCGTGCCGGTGACGTTCACGAAGATCTCGCTGTTCATGCTGGTCGGCTTCGGCGCCTGGTTCGTGGGGATGCACCAGCTGTTCACGTTCAACACCGTGCAGTCGGGTGAGGGCGTGGGCCAGGAGCTGATCTACATCTCCGCGGCGGTGATCGGCGGCTGTCTGCTGACCGGCGGCGCGGGCTCGGCGATCGGTCCGGTGTTCGGTGCGTTCATGTTCGGCATGGTGCAGCAGGGCATCGTCTACGCCGGCTGGAACCCGGACTGGTTCAAGGCCTTCCTCGGCGTGATGCTCCTCGGCGCCGTCCTGATCAATCTGTGGGTCAGCCGCACGGCGACCCGGAGGTGA
- a CDS encoding GntR family transcriptional regulator, with the protein MARTSARTRAAPGCALDALHFALDRTSPVPLYHQLAQQLEKAIERGALAPGNLLGNEIDLSARLGLSRPTVRQAIQSLVDKGLLVRRRGVGTQVVHSQVKRPLELSSLYDDLEAAGQRPTTRVVRNERVPATADVAAALAVAEGSEVTLLERLRGTHGQPVAFLSNYLSPALPDFDTGRLESTGLYRLLRTAGVTLHSARQTVGARSATAEEAALLAEAEGAALLTMRRTAYDDTGRAVEYGTHVYRASRYAFDFQLLVRP; encoded by the coding sequence ATGGCGAGGACGAGCGCCCGGACCCGTGCCGCGCCGGGCTGCGCGCTCGACGCGCTGCACTTCGCCCTGGACCGCACCAGCCCGGTGCCCCTCTACCACCAGCTCGCCCAGCAGCTGGAGAAGGCGATCGAGCGGGGGGCGCTCGCCCCGGGCAATCTGCTGGGCAACGAGATCGACCTGTCGGCCCGGCTCGGACTGTCCCGCCCGACGGTCCGCCAGGCGATCCAGTCGCTCGTCGACAAGGGGCTCCTGGTGCGCCGGCGCGGCGTCGGCACGCAGGTGGTGCACAGCCAGGTGAAGCGGCCGCTGGAGCTCAGCAGCCTGTACGACGACCTGGAGGCGGCCGGCCAGCGGCCGACGACACGCGTCGTGCGCAACGAGCGGGTGCCGGCGACCGCGGATGTCGCCGCCGCGCTGGCCGTCGCGGAAGGCAGCGAGGTCACCCTGCTGGAGCGGCTGCGCGGTACGCACGGGCAGCCCGTGGCGTTCCTGTCCAACTACCTGTCCCCGGCGCTGCCGGACTTCGACACCGGGCGCCTGGAGTCGACGGGCCTGTACCGGCTGCTGCGCACCGCGGGCGTCACCCTGCACAGCGCCCGCCAGACGGTGGGCGCCCGCTCCGCCACCGCCGAGGAGGCCGCCCTCCTCGCCGAAGCGGAGGGGGCGGCCCTGCTGACCATGCGGCGTACCGCGTACGACGACACCGGCCGGGCGGTCGAGTACGGGACGCACGTCTACCGCGCGTCCCGGTACGCGTTCGACTTCCAGCTGCTGGTCAGACCGTGA
- a CDS encoding acyl-CoA dehydrogenase family protein, with amino-acid sequence MPATRALPTEEAVELIQLTRTLAGKELAPRVADAEADGAFPRDVFRTLGRSGLLGLPFAEEDGGADQPYGVYLQVLEEVAAVWSSVAVGISVHALSCFPLARFGSAEQRRRWLPDMLAGELLGAYCLSEPHAGSDPAAMLTRAVRDGDTYVLNGTKAWTTHGGYADFYTVMARTSDDRTHGISCFLVPADAPGLSADPPERKMGLTGSATATMRFEDVRVPVERRIGEEGQGLKIALASLDCGRLGIAAVATGLAQGALDHAVRYARERETFGKPIIEHQGLAFVLADMGAAIESARATALAAARLKDLGLPFTREASIAKLVATDNAMKVTTDAVQVLGGYGYTRDFPVERFMREAKVMQIFEGTNQIQRMIISRALDRDEGGVLTVLGKE; translated from the coding sequence ATGCCTGCCACCCGCGCCCTGCCGACCGAGGAAGCCGTCGAGCTCATCCAGCTCACCCGCACCCTCGCCGGCAAGGAACTCGCCCCCCGGGTCGCCGACGCGGAGGCGGACGGGGCGTTCCCCCGGGACGTCTTCCGCACCCTCGGCCGCAGCGGCCTGCTCGGGCTTCCCTTCGCCGAGGAGGACGGCGGGGCGGACCAGCCGTACGGCGTCTACCTCCAGGTCCTCGAGGAGGTCGCCGCCGTCTGGTCGAGCGTCGCCGTGGGGATCTCCGTGCACGCCCTGTCCTGTTTCCCGCTGGCCCGTTTCGGCAGCGCGGAGCAGCGGCGCCGATGGCTGCCGGACATGCTGGCCGGTGAGCTGCTCGGCGCGTACTGCCTGTCCGAGCCGCACGCCGGGTCCGACCCGGCGGCCATGCTCACCCGCGCCGTCCGCGACGGCGACACCTACGTGCTGAACGGCACCAAGGCCTGGACCACGCACGGCGGCTACGCCGACTTCTACACGGTCATGGCCCGCACCTCCGACGACCGGACGCACGGCATCTCCTGCTTCCTCGTCCCGGCCGACGCCCCCGGGCTCAGCGCCGACCCGCCGGAGCGCAAGATGGGCCTGACCGGCTCGGCGACCGCCACCATGCGGTTCGAGGACGTCCGGGTGCCCGTCGAACGCCGGATCGGGGAGGAGGGGCAGGGGCTGAAGATCGCGCTCGCCTCCCTGGACTGCGGCCGCCTGGGCATCGCCGCCGTCGCCACCGGTCTCGCCCAGGGCGCCCTCGACCACGCGGTGCGCTACGCCCGCGAGCGGGAGACCTTCGGCAAGCCGATCATCGAGCACCAGGGCCTGGCGTTCGTGCTCGCCGACATGGGCGCGGCCATCGAGTCGGCGCGGGCCACCGCGCTGGCCGCCGCCCGGCTGAAGGACCTCGGCCTGCCCTTCACACGGGAGGCGTCCATCGCCAAACTCGTGGCCACGGACAACGCCATGAAGGTGACCACGGACGCCGTGCAGGTCCTCGGCGGGTACGGATACACCCGTGACTTCCCGGTGGAGCGCTTCATGCGCGAGGCCAAGGTCATGCAGATCTTCGAAGGAACCAACCAGATCCAGCGCATGATCATCTCCCGTGCGCTGGACCGCGACGAGGGCGGTGTGCTCACCGTCCTCGGCAAGGAGTGA
- a CDS encoding sugar ABC transporter substrate-binding protein, whose product MDSSSPSRSRSIAPVVAMAAAVALTLAGCSSSSGGKKSEESADGASAGKASTPQMTVALVTHQSPGDTFWDIVRKGAEAAAAKDNVKLIYSADPNAGNQANLIQNAIDQKVDGIAVTLAKPDALKDVIAKAKSSKIPVVGLNSGVSEWKNLGLMEFFGQDETVAGEALGNRLNTEGAKKAVCVIQEQGNIGLTQRCDGVKKTFKGTTEVLNVNGTDMPSVKSTITAKLSQDKAIDYVVTLGAPFALTSVQSVADAGSKAKIATFDLNKDLTGAISKGTIQFAVDQQPYLQGYLAIDSLWLYKNNGNYMGGGEQPVLTGPAFVDKSNVEAVAAYAAKGTR is encoded by the coding sequence ATGGACAGCTCTTCTCCGTCCCGCTCACGCAGCATCGCTCCGGTCGTGGCCATGGCCGCGGCAGTGGCTCTGACCCTCGCAGGCTGCTCCAGCAGCTCCGGCGGGAAGAAGTCCGAGGAGAGCGCGGACGGCGCTTCCGCGGGCAAGGCGAGCACCCCGCAGATGACGGTGGCGCTGGTGACCCACCAGTCCCCCGGCGACACCTTCTGGGACATCGTCCGCAAGGGCGCCGAGGCCGCCGCCGCCAAGGACAACGTCAAGCTGATCTACTCCGCCGACCCGAACGCCGGCAACCAGGCCAACCTGATCCAGAACGCGATCGACCAGAAGGTCGACGGCATCGCCGTCACCCTGGCCAAGCCGGACGCGCTCAAGGACGTCATAGCCAAGGCGAAGTCCTCGAAGATACCCGTGGTCGGCCTCAACTCCGGTGTCAGCGAGTGGAAGAACCTCGGCCTGATGGAGTTCTTCGGCCAGGACGAGACCGTGGCCGGCGAGGCCCTCGGCAACCGGCTCAACACCGAGGGCGCCAAGAAGGCCGTCTGCGTCATCCAGGAGCAGGGCAACATCGGCCTCACCCAGCGCTGCGACGGCGTGAAGAAGACCTTCAAGGGCACCACCGAGGTCCTCAACGTCAACGGCACCGACATGCCGTCGGTCAAGTCGACGATCACCGCCAAGCTGAGCCAGGACAAGGCCATCGACTACGTGGTCACCCTCGGCGCCCCGTTCGCGCTGACCTCGGTGCAGTCGGTGGCCGACGCGGGCAGCAAGGCCAAGATCGCCACCTTCGACCTCAACAAGGACCTGACCGGGGCCATCAGCAAGGGCACGATCCAGTTCGCCGTCGACCAGCAGCCCTACCTCCAGGGCTACCTGGCGATCGACTCGCTGTGGCTCTACAAGAACAACGGCAACTACATGGGCGGCGGCGAGCAGCCCGTGCTGACCGGCCCGGCCTTCGTCGACAAGTCCAACGTCGAGGCGGTCGCCGCGTACGCCGCGAAGGGCACCCGGTGA
- a CDS encoding ATP-binding cassette domain-containing protein, translating to MTSTDKSAAHGAVIADPVPEPGDGPIVELRGAGKSYGNIRALHGVSLAVHPGRVTCVLGDNGAGKSTLIKIVSGLHQHTEGEFLVDGRPVRFTTPREALDRGIATVYQDLATVPLMPVWRNFFLGSEMTRGRWPVRRLDIDAMKKTADRELRNMGIVLDDMEQPIGTLSGGQRQCVAIARAVYFGARVLILDEPTAALGVKQSGVVLKYIAAARDRGLGVIFITHNPHHAYMVGDHFSVLRLGTMELTASRDRVSLEELTNHMAGGAELAALKHELSQVRGVDVDELPEVKDLTAPVANTDEGTS from the coding sequence ATGACATCCACCGACAAGAGCGCTGCCCACGGGGCCGTCATCGCGGACCCGGTCCCCGAGCCAGGGGACGGCCCGATCGTCGAACTGCGCGGTGCGGGCAAGTCCTACGGCAACATCCGTGCCCTGCACGGTGTGAGCCTGGCCGTCCATCCCGGGCGGGTGACGTGCGTGCTGGGCGACAACGGCGCCGGCAAGTCCACCCTCATCAAGATCGTCTCCGGGCTGCACCAGCACACCGAGGGCGAGTTCCTCGTCGACGGCCGGCCGGTGCGTTTCACGACGCCCCGCGAGGCCCTCGACCGCGGGATCGCCACCGTCTACCAGGACCTCGCCACGGTCCCGCTGATGCCGGTCTGGCGCAACTTCTTCCTCGGCTCGGAGATGACCCGGGGCCGCTGGCCGGTGCGGCGTCTCGACATCGACGCCATGAAGAAGACCGCCGACCGCGAACTGCGCAACATGGGCATCGTCCTGGACGACATGGAACAGCCCATCGGCACGCTCTCCGGCGGCCAGCGCCAGTGTGTCGCCATCGCGCGTGCCGTCTACTTCGGCGCCCGGGTGCTGATCCTGGACGAGCCCACCGCCGCCCTCGGCGTCAAGCAGTCCGGGGTGGTCCTGAAGTACATCGCCGCCGCCCGCGACCGCGGCCTGGGCGTCATCTTCATCACCCACAACCCGCACCACGCCTACATGGTCGGCGACCACTTCAGCGTCCTGCGCCTCGGCACGATGGAGCTCACCGCCTCCCGTGACCGGGTCAGCCTCGAAGAGCTCACCAACCACATGGCCGGCGGCGCCGAACTCGCGGCTCTCAAGCACGAGTTGTCCCAGGTGCGCGGCGTCGACGTCGACGAGCTCCCGGAGGTGAAGGACCTCACCGCACCCGTGGCGAACACGGACGAGGGCACGTCCTGA
- a CDS encoding SDR family oxidoreductase produces the protein MGLLDDKVVLVNGGSQGVGAAVARAAIAEGALVAVTGRRREPGEALVAELTAAGGKAVFVRADLADAEQARASVAETVAAYGRVDCLVNSAGLTSRGTLLDTSPELFDQHIAINLRAPFFAMQAAVADMLSREAPGTIVNVITSSAHGGQPFLAPYVAAKAGLMGLTRNAAHAHRFDRIRINGLNIGWTATEGEDATQRAFHDAGDDWREQAAARLPMGRLGQPDEIADFVVLLLSDRSGVVTGSVIDWDQNVLGGLD, from the coding sequence ATGGGACTTCTCGACGACAAGGTCGTCCTCGTCAACGGCGGCAGCCAGGGCGTGGGCGCGGCCGTCGCGCGGGCCGCGATCGCCGAGGGTGCCCTCGTGGCCGTCACCGGACGGCGGCGGGAGCCGGGCGAGGCCTTGGTCGCGGAACTGACCGCCGCGGGCGGCAAGGCCGTGTTCGTCCGGGCCGACCTGGCGGACGCCGAACAGGCGCGGGCGTCGGTGGCCGAGACGGTGGCGGCCTACGGACGGGTCGACTGCCTGGTGAACTCGGCGGGGCTGACCTCCCGGGGCACGCTGCTGGACACCTCGCCCGAGCTGTTCGACCAGCACATCGCGATCAATCTGCGGGCGCCGTTCTTCGCCATGCAGGCGGCGGTCGCGGACATGCTGTCCCGCGAGGCCCCCGGCACGATCGTCAACGTCATCACCTCCTCGGCGCACGGCGGACAGCCCTTCCTCGCGCCGTACGTCGCCGCCAAGGCCGGCCTCATGGGCCTCACCCGCAACGCCGCGCACGCCCACCGCTTCGACCGCATCCGGATCAACGGCCTCAACATCGGCTGGACGGCCACCGAGGGCGAGGACGCCACGCAGCGGGCCTTCCACGACGCCGGCGACGACTGGCGCGAGCAGGCCGCCGCGAGGTTGCCGATGGGCAGGCTGGGCCAACCCGACGAGATCGCCGACTTCGTCGTCCTGCTGCTGTCGGACCGGTCGGGCGTGGTCACCGGTTCGGTGATCGACTGGGACCAGAACGTCCTCGGCGGGCTCGACTAG